The Brevibacillus humidisoli DNA segment AACTAATAACAAACAGATTAAGATTTCTGAAATGACGGAAGTTGGCTTCACTTAGAGAAGTAACAGCAAAAACAACATTCTATGTGAAAGTGCATAGGAATTGATTTGTGGAGTTACACCCTCTATCAAGATGCCAAAACTGACGGTGAAAAGATTACTTGGTATGCAGGGACCCCATATACTTCTCCGAGAATATTCTAAATGTCTGGAGACTAGACAGCGAAGCAATGGGGAATACAGAGTCCGAAGATGGAGAGGCAGTTGTCGCAACTACTAGTGCTAAGTTAAGTTGGGGAATAAGGGATGTCCTTAACATCCAAACAATGAACCTCAAAGGGTCTTTGGAAATCCAGGACAATAGAAGATATAAGTGTTATTGGAAGGAACTAAAATAAGCAACATTTACAACTATAATACCCTCCGGCGAGTATGCCGAAGGGTTCTGAATAATTATCTCGGTATCCTTGCAACATCCCGCAAAGCGTTAGCAGCATAACGTGCCGCATCCTGCACCCGCTTGTCGGCGCTTGTCGGCGCTAGCCGTCCAGAGCGCTCCCAGGACACCAATGACTTTCTCCGCAGCTTCTTTATCCACAGAGTTATCAACAGGAGGTGTGAATATCTTTGTCTGCTGCAGTCCCTCTAGGTAGTCCCGCACAATCGACTGCCCATAGTCTGCAGCCAGTGCCCACTTCCCGCCGAGAGATTCCACTGTCCGTGCCGTTCCCTCGATAGAAGAGAAGTGCCGAGGGTCTACGATCTCTCCGCTCACTTCCACGCCAGCATACAAGGCCAGATGCTGCAGATGAGCCAGCACACCGGTTTCATCATCGGGGAACTGAGCGTGTGCGTTCGGATCGCTGTTGCTGCCGCCCTGAGTGGTTTTCAGTCCACACCAGTTGTGGAACGAACGATCAACCACTCCGCCGAATCTGCCGAACGCCGTCTCCTTGGCCGCTTGCGCATACGCTACTTCTGGCCGGATGCCGATCTCCGCCCCAAGTCGCCAGTAGATTGGAGCTACGTCAATGAAGGCTTGAGCTGCCCCACGGTTCCGCGCCCACTCTTGCGCTTGTTCTACTGTGGATTGAGCCGATCCAGCTATGGACGTACCTGCAGGTTGACCCTCCGGCACGTATTCAACGCTAAAGTATTCGCATATCCCTGTAACGATCTCCTCGGCACATTCTTTTCGATATGCTTCGGACCGCAACAGCTCCGCCTCCTCCCGATTGTCCATGAATCCGCACTCTACGAGCACTGCTGTCATGGTAGTATGGCGCAGAACGTAGAAGTCGGCAGTCTTCACGCCTCGGTCAGGCAGATTGGTTCCCCGCAGCAGATGGCTGTGGATGATCTGTGCCGCTCGTTTTCCGTCCTCCACATCGGGGTAATGGTACGTCTCAATCCCCCGCGCTTTGTCCTGCCACTCGCCTGTGAAGGCATTCGTGTGGATGCTGATATACAGGTCTGCCGGCCGGTTGTACTTGTTTCGGATAGCATTGTTAGACAGCTCGGTACGAGTGCTCAGTGGTACGTCATCGTCACCAGGCGCCACCAGAAGCGTAAGAAAGCCGCACCGTTGAAGTGCGGCATCCAGGTAGGCAATAACGGCCCGGTTGAATTCGTTTTCTCTCATGACTGTTCCGTCGGAAAATGGAGGTGTTCTTTTTCCGGCAGTCTCCATTCCATGGCCATCATCTACTGCGATCAACTTCATCGTGCATCCTTCTCCTCTTTGAAGTTGTTGAGAAACGCTGCCACAACGGCGGCAGCCGCAGCTACACCGTTGGCAATCGCGTTGATTTGGTCTTCCGTGATGATGCTGTAGCCGAATGCCTCCAATGTCAGTTTGGCGGCACCCAACAGGCCGGTCACTAGAACAACTACGTTTCCTTGCTTCTTGCTCTTCATCTTACTTCCCCACCTTTTCTTTGACTTCTCGCAGCTCTGAGTTCACTTCGCGCAGTTCCGTAATCACCACGTCATACTTGTCACTGAACTTGTTGAGCAACTCCTGCAGGCGCATCTCTCGTTCTTTGCTCGTCTTCATGACATAAAATAGCAGCCATACAAAAAGGGCCGCGAACGGCCCCTGCTGCAGCAACGTATTCCATAGTGTCTGTTCCATGTGCTCGCTTCCCTCCTCCTCAAACAGAAAAAGGGAGCCATGCAGCTCCCCTATTTCCTTCGTTCCTTTTCCAGTTGTTCGATTCTCTGCTCCAGTTCCGTTACCTTTCTCTTCAATCCACAGCGATAGATTAGGTAGATCATCAGCACACCAGGTATCACAAAGACGATGAGTGTGACAATAAGCTGAAAAATCATCGTTCCCCACTCAAAACTGACCGCGCCTAAATCGAACACAACCTTGACCCTCCTTAAGCATTCCTATCCATTGATACGATATGGACAAGGACAAAGTTGCGCAATTGCTGTAGTTCTAGCTTGGAGTCTGATAGCAAACGAAACCGTGGCAGCTTCTCAAGAAAAACGTCTCTCTACTATGCTGAGAAAGGTATCGCCTACGATTCTCCCGATTTGCCACTCGCTCCAGCTTATCCGACCGGGCCAAATCTGCCGGCGTCACTTTCCCCAACGGCCTCAACGACAGGTCGATCCCGGCTGCTGCATACAGCTCATCGGCAAACTCTGAGCAGTTCATGCGGTCAGGAGTGTCGCGAATCGCCAGACCAGTCAGAAGATACAAGCCATTGGTGATTGACTGAATGAAATCATATGGCGTCCACAGCTTGGCCTGGATGAAGTCATCCATTGCTGCAGCCTGTGCTGGCGTGACCGGCTCCCGATACCGGTACACATCGATCATGTCCTGAGGATATGTCAGGTGCCGCACCTTCAACGGGGACCACCAGTTTGTTTCTGCCACGTGCCACTCATCCAGAACGACGGCAACATGAGAATAGGGCGAGTCCGTCACTTGGCGGTTGATCCGTCCGAGACACGTTCGCCCTTTCACGAAGATTAGGGCGTAGGGTTTCAGGTCCACGGTGATCCCACCTACCAGTTGATCGTATCCACTTCTTCTTTTGTTGTGGCATCCTGTGCCTGAGCTTTCAGTGTCCAGTATCGCTCCATTAGGCTACGCTTGTGCTGCTCGGCTTCGTTCGTCACGGCCAGAAACTGCTCGCGGGTATGCACCACAACACCGGCATCTTCGGTTTTCCATGACACTTCCGCAATGGATTGGTCAGCAACCAGAAGTAGCATC contains these protein-coding regions:
- a CDS encoding N-acetylmuramoyl-L-alanine amidase; this encodes MKLIAVDDGHGMETAGKRTPPFSDGTVMRENEFNRAVIAYLDAALQRCGFLTLLVAPGDDDVPLSTRTELSNNAIRNKYNRPADLYISIHTNAFTGEWQDKARGIETYHYPDVEDGKRAAQIIHSHLLRGTNLPDRGVKTADFYVLRHTTMTAVLVECGFMDNREEAELLRSEAYRKECAEEIVTGICEYFSVEYVPEGQPAGTSIAGSAQSTVEQAQEWARNRGAAQAFIDVAPIYWRLGAEIGIRPEVAYAQAAKETAFGRFGGVVDRSFHNWCGLKTTQGGSNSDPNAHAQFPDDETGVLAHLQHLALYAGVEVSGEIVDPRHFSSIEGTARTVESLGGKWALAADYGQSIVRDYLEGLQQTKIFTPPVDNSVDKEAAEKVIGVLGALWTASADKRRQAGAGCGTLCC
- a CDS encoding BhlA/UviB family holin-like peptide, yielding MEQTLWNTLLQQGPFAALFVWLLFYVMKTSKEREMRLQELLNKFSDKYDVVITELREVNSELREVKEKVGK